The Stieleria sp. JC731 genome has a segment encoding these proteins:
- a CDS encoding efflux RND transporter permease subunit has protein sequence MQSNQRKSGQAEPPLLERRTFFGLSWSLVILFLFFFTMPFAFRSARLSLKSKENDVKDWLPSDFVETSELAWFAKHFVGESFVIATWPGCTEDDQRLKLLASKLRRECSQTDPAEHIDDPALAEDYRRAKEFGVRLGLLPASRELNNWGGKNEKWLVTSHGKHYYITPDGRLFRWDEASNGPAALGRELKRAFDKFELSGTFVAAFGGKADKDHANPFYNDPTLVCAPMFRSVETGVSLVSELSKEGGLLWPVDFTDPSRRPVIARRRAMERLTGSLFAPAVPEGFTWTAEEFREVVPEDSKSRIPDNFDLVVDKALQEFADLHLEGDFEKITEAETNTQTDAWYAVFDAAEIDPPPRQTCLLITLTDAAQDNLAYALGRGVMGGPRGRLLQLAEDSGVKAASPPSVAPPPFDRKEVESEAGLPPLRLGGPPVDNIAIDEEGTITLVRLVGYSVLLGVILSYLCFTSVKITMMVFVVGGSAAMLSMAFVGWTGGRVDAVLMSMPSLVYVLGLSGAIHVVNYYRDEVRSGGRSGAAGRAIKHAAFPCALAALTTAIGLGSLYTSNLAPISNFGFYAAIGVIATLAILFTYLPAALQTFVTESKAKPAAKKTESGESWLSDQWAAAGAWICKRHWWVTAACLLVLVGASLGLSKIKTSVQLLKLFDEDARIIRDYAWLEKNFGKLVPMELVLRVPPSHQVATASTTEGNSESDEESSSASAIPLNILERVEAVARINYVVHQTLGEPGLGVVGSATAVNTFLKPLPDVTNGWNPVRSQYVNELTAGREELLSNDYVRLEQYGPMKDSELWRISLRVSALSDVDYGQFISTLRTSVEPVLRAYDTRDAILAELESAELKGKKKPVVVMMGASKPKPLRETKLIDKQKIDGDSEASQILTHEIYLAVLEELLRGERIPEPRWLDPNSAEKPIEIGGELWNKVVGISDVMVWVGDDPAPADSLAEAKAVVDGEGIFTKSIVHSLVGERIPSTEGAGALEVIYTGVVPVVYKAQRTLLGSLVESIAMAFVLIAFVMVVLLNPASTPLRFIMPGNFVTGTMSGVISMIPNMFPVLLIFGLMGHFGRLVDIGTMMTASVAMGVAVDDTIHFLSWFRTFLDKGYDRLKAVEMTYRRVGPAMTQTTIVGGLGLFVFALSTFTPTQRFGTLMLVLLAAALIGDLVLLPALLAGPLGRFFKPRVGAPLVDEDEHPVPTSDDEPPRTEADAIDKDSLPHLKIHSPSMRADKPHRVKGR, from the coding sequence ATGCAAAGCAACCAGCGTAAGAGCGGCCAGGCGGAACCGCCGTTGCTGGAACGCCGAACATTCTTCGGCCTTTCATGGTCGTTGGTGATTCTATTCCTGTTCTTTTTCACAATGCCGTTCGCTTTCCGATCGGCACGGCTGAGCCTGAAGTCCAAAGAGAACGACGTCAAAGACTGGTTGCCGTCTGACTTTGTCGAGACATCGGAACTTGCTTGGTTCGCAAAGCACTTCGTTGGCGAAAGCTTTGTGATCGCAACGTGGCCAGGTTGTACCGAAGACGATCAGCGACTGAAACTTTTGGCGTCAAAGCTACGCCGCGAATGCAGCCAGACCGATCCGGCAGAACACATCGACGATCCTGCATTAGCAGAAGATTACCGTCGTGCGAAAGAATTCGGCGTTCGTCTCGGTTTGTTGCCCGCATCGCGTGAGCTGAATAATTGGGGCGGCAAGAACGAGAAATGGTTGGTCACCTCACATGGCAAGCACTACTACATCACACCCGATGGGCGTTTATTCCGTTGGGACGAAGCGTCCAATGGTCCAGCCGCACTTGGTCGAGAGCTGAAACGAGCTTTTGATAAGTTTGAGCTATCCGGGACATTTGTCGCCGCATTTGGTGGGAAGGCCGATAAAGACCACGCGAATCCTTTTTACAACGACCCGACACTGGTTTGTGCCCCGATGTTTCGATCGGTCGAAACCGGTGTGTCATTGGTCAGTGAGCTGTCCAAAGAAGGTGGCCTTCTGTGGCCGGTTGACTTCACGGATCCGTCACGTCGTCCCGTCATTGCAAGACGACGTGCAATGGAACGCTTGACCGGTTCGCTGTTTGCTCCTGCTGTGCCTGAAGGGTTCACTTGGACGGCGGAAGAGTTCCGTGAAGTCGTTCCGGAAGACAGCAAGTCCCGTATCCCGGACAACTTTGACCTTGTCGTCGACAAGGCTTTGCAGGAGTTCGCGGACCTGCATCTTGAAGGTGACTTCGAGAAGATCACTGAAGCGGAAACCAACACTCAGACCGATGCTTGGTATGCCGTATTCGATGCTGCCGAAATCGATCCACCACCTCGGCAGACCTGTTTGCTGATCACGCTGACCGATGCGGCCCAAGACAACTTGGCATATGCGCTTGGTCGCGGAGTGATGGGAGGTCCACGTGGTCGGTTGCTTCAGCTTGCGGAAGATTCCGGCGTCAAAGCGGCTTCGCCACCGTCGGTCGCGCCTCCACCATTTGATCGCAAAGAAGTGGAGTCCGAAGCGGGGCTTCCTCCGCTGCGTTTGGGCGGTCCGCCAGTTGACAACATCGCGATTGATGAAGAAGGGACTATTACCTTGGTTAGGTTGGTTGGATACAGCGTTCTGTTGGGCGTGATCCTTTCCTACCTATGTTTCACCAGTGTCAAAATCACCATGATGGTTTTCGTCGTCGGTGGTTCTGCGGCGATGCTGAGCATGGCGTTCGTCGGCTGGACCGGCGGTCGAGTCGATGCGGTATTGATGAGCATGCCATCGTTGGTTTACGTGCTGGGTCTATCCGGTGCGATTCACGTTGTGAACTATTACCGTGACGAGGTCCGCAGTGGTGGACGCAGTGGGGCTGCTGGGCGGGCTATCAAGCACGCCGCGTTTCCATGTGCACTTGCCGCGTTAACGACAGCGATCGGTCTGGGGTCTCTTTACACCAGTAATCTCGCACCGATTAGTAACTTCGGGTTCTACGCGGCGATTGGTGTGATCGCGACGTTGGCGATCTTGTTTACTTACCTGCCTGCGGCGCTACAGACCTTTGTCACCGAGTCCAAGGCGAAACCTGCGGCCAAGAAAACAGAAAGTGGCGAGTCATGGTTGTCAGACCAGTGGGCAGCAGCGGGCGCATGGATCTGCAAGCGACATTGGTGGGTAACGGCGGCGTGCCTGTTGGTCTTGGTTGGCGCATCGCTGGGGCTTTCGAAGATCAAGACATCGGTGCAACTGCTAAAACTGTTTGACGAAGACGCACGAATCATTCGTGATTACGCTTGGTTGGAAAAGAATTTTGGCAAGTTGGTTCCGATGGAACTGGTGCTGAGGGTGCCACCATCGCATCAAGTCGCAACTGCATCGACAACCGAAGGTAATTCTGAAAGCGATGAAGAGTCGTCATCAGCTTCGGCGATCCCACTAAACATTTTGGAGCGAGTCGAAGCGGTTGCTCGGATCAACTACGTCGTTCATCAAACCTTGGGCGAGCCAGGTTTGGGGGTTGTCGGTTCCGCTACTGCGGTCAACACGTTCTTGAAGCCGCTTCCGGATGTCACCAATGGTTGGAATCCGGTGCGCTCGCAATACGTCAACGAGTTGACAGCGGGTCGAGAAGAGTTGCTTTCCAACGACTATGTTCGGTTGGAGCAGTATGGCCCCATGAAAGACAGTGAGCTGTGGCGAATCAGCTTGCGAGTCAGTGCGTTATCGGACGTCGACTATGGTCAGTTCATCAGCACCTTGCGTACTTCGGTGGAGCCGGTATTGCGAGCGTATGACACTCGCGATGCGATCTTAGCGGAGTTGGAATCGGCTGAACTGAAAGGAAAGAAGAAACCGGTCGTCGTGATGATGGGGGCTTCAAAGCCAAAGCCGCTTCGTGAGACCAAGCTGATCGATAAGCAAAAGATTGACGGTGATTCCGAAGCCAGTCAGATCCTGACTCACGAGATCTATCTTGCGGTGCTTGAAGAGTTGCTTCGTGGCGAGCGAATCCCTGAACCTCGATGGTTAGATCCCAATTCAGCAGAGAAGCCCATCGAAATCGGTGGAGAGCTTTGGAATAAAGTTGTCGGGATTTCTGACGTGATGGTTTGGGTCGGTGATGATCCAGCGCCCGCTGATAGCCTGGCCGAAGCAAAGGCAGTTGTCGATGGCGAGGGGATTTTCACGAAGTCGATCGTGCATAGCTTGGTCGGCGAACGTATTCCTTCGACCGAAGGTGCCGGAGCACTCGAGGTGATTTATACCGGTGTGGTTCCGGTGGTTTACAAGGCACAGCGAACACTGCTAGGTAGCTTGGTCGAATCAATCGCGATGGCATTCGTCTTGATTGCGTTTGTGATGGTCGTCCTGCTTAACCCCGCTAGCACTCCGTTGCGGTTCATCATGCCAGGTAACTTTGTTACCGGAACGATGTCGGGTGTCATTTCGATGATCCCCAATATGTTCCCGGTGCTGTTGATCTTCGGATTGATGGGACACTTCGGGCGTCTGGTTGATATCGGCACCATGATGACCGCTTCGGTCGCGATGGGGGTCGCAGTTGACGACACGATTCACTTTCTAAGTTGGTTCCGTACCTTCTTAGACAAGGGCTACGATCGCTTGAAAGCGGTGGAAATGACGTATCGGCGTGTCGGACCTGCAATGACTCAGACCACAATTGTCGGCGGGTTGGGCTTGTTCGTGTTCGCGCTTTCGACATTCACGCCGACTCAACGATTCGGCACCCTGATGTTAGTCCTGTTGGCAGCAGCGTTGATTGGTGACTTGGTGTTGCTGCCGGCGCTCCTGGCGGGGCCGTTGGGGCGGTTCTTTAAGCCACGCGTTGGAGCCCCGCTGGTCGATGAAGACGAGCATCCGGTCCCTACCAGCGACGATGAACCACCGCGCACCGAGGCGGACGCGATCGACAAAGATTCGTTGCCGCATTTGAAGATCCACTCGCCCTCCATGCGTGCTGACAAGCCCCATCGAGTCAAAGGGCGATAG
- the upp gene encoding uracil phosphoribosyltransferase, translating into MNLVHRIEHPLIEHHLCTIRDKETRPSEFRAAIQRLSMILGVYATEDLATKPRLISTPICDATCEALSVHVGIVPILRAGLGMVDPILELLPEAAVWHLGLYRNEETAEPVGYYDKLPHENAPNVALVVDPMLATGGSIDLVIRRLRQWGVSEIRVLSIIASQPGIDRVQRDFPDVRVYVAAIDPELNDQSYIVPGLGDAGDRIFDTPQHG; encoded by the coding sequence GTGAACTTGGTCCATCGAATCGAGCATCCGCTGATTGAGCATCATTTATGCACCATTCGCGACAAGGAGACTCGGCCGAGCGAGTTTCGTGCGGCGATTCAGCGGCTGTCGATGATTCTGGGTGTCTACGCGACGGAAGATCTGGCCACAAAGCCACGACTGATCTCCACCCCGATTTGCGACGCAACTTGCGAAGCGTTGTCGGTTCACGTCGGCATCGTGCCGATCTTACGAGCCGGGTTGGGGATGGTTGACCCGATCCTGGAACTGCTGCCCGAGGCTGCGGTTTGGCATTTGGGGCTTTATCGAAATGAAGAGACAGCTGAGCCGGTCGGTTACTACGACAAGCTTCCGCACGAGAACGCGCCGAATGTGGCATTGGTCGTTGATCCGATGTTGGCGACCGGTGGAAGTATCGATTTGGTCATCCGCCGGCTTCGGCAGTGGGGCGTGAGCGAAATTCGTGTTCTGTCAATCATCGCGTCGCAGCCCGGAATTGACCGTGTTCAAAGAGATTTTCCGGATGTGCGAGTCTATGTGGCGGCGATCGATCCTGAATTAAACGATCAGTCGTACATTGTTCCGGGGCTAGGGGACGCCGGGGATCGAATCTTCGATACACCACAGCACGGATAA
- a CDS encoding NupC/NupG family nucleoside CNT transporter has protein sequence MERFICVLGIAAFIGLAWLVSSDRKRFPFRVVFGGLLLQLALAVLVLRTRRGQEFFTWIGDAFTLVMGSVNAGSGFLFSSHLSESFSESIVATFAFGVLPTVIFFSSLMSILYYIGVMQWVVYALAWVMQFTLKTSGPETLAAAANVFVGHTEAPLVVRPYLAKMTRSELNAMMTGGFATVTGGLLGAYAGMGIDVAHLLTASVISAPAALLIAKVMQPESPDAVVSTELAFKPKKESKSESKDPAEAKQEDDLDQGPVNVVAAAVDGASDGLKLALNVGAMLIAFLAILNLVDVLLGQLCYQFAWLSDGGGAVLSLGIILGYACWPIAWLLGIPAAECMEAGRLIGLKTVANEFIAYQSLGQMMEASQPVISERTAIILTYALAGFSNFGAIGIQVGGIGGLEPSRRKDLARLGLRAMFGGLLACCMTGAIAGLLL, from the coding sequence ATGGAACGATTCATTTGTGTGTTGGGCATCGCGGCCTTTATCGGGCTCGCTTGGTTGGTCAGCAGCGATCGGAAGCGTTTTCCTTTTCGTGTTGTCTTCGGAGGGCTGCTGTTGCAGTTGGCCTTGGCGGTCTTGGTGTTGCGGACCAGGCGCGGGCAAGAATTTTTCACTTGGATTGGCGACGCATTCACGTTGGTGATGGGCAGCGTCAACGCGGGAAGTGGATTTCTGTTTTCATCGCATTTAAGCGAATCGTTCAGCGAATCAATTGTCGCCACGTTCGCGTTCGGTGTGCTTCCCACGGTGATCTTTTTCTCGTCTTTGATGAGCATTCTGTACTACATCGGCGTGATGCAGTGGGTGGTCTACGCGCTCGCTTGGGTGATGCAGTTCACATTGAAAACCAGTGGCCCAGAAACGCTTGCTGCCGCGGCGAACGTTTTTGTTGGACATACCGAGGCGCCTTTGGTTGTGCGGCCGTACCTGGCCAAGATGACTCGCAGCGAGCTGAACGCGATGATGACCGGTGGCTTTGCGACGGTGACCGGGGGGCTGTTGGGGGCGTACGCGGGCATGGGGATTGATGTTGCGCACCTTTTGACCGCGTCGGTCATCAGTGCGCCGGCAGCGCTTCTGATCGCGAAAGTCATGCAGCCCGAAAGCCCCGATGCGGTCGTTTCGACTGAGCTTGCCTTTAAGCCAAAGAAGGAATCGAAGTCTGAATCGAAGGATCCCGCCGAGGCAAAGCAGGAGGACGATTTAGATCAGGGGCCGGTCAATGTCGTCGCTGCTGCAGTGGACGGGGCAAGTGACGGGCTGAAGCTAGCGCTGAATGTCGGCGCGATGCTGATCGCGTTTTTGGCGATCTTGAATCTAGTCGACGTGTTGCTCGGTCAACTGTGTTATCAGTTTGCCTGGTTAAGCGATGGGGGGGGGGCTGTCCTTTCGCTGGGAATCATCTTGGGATATGCGTGTTGGCCGATCGCATGGCTGTTGGGAATTCCAGCGGCAGAATGCATGGAAGCGGGGCGATTGATTGGGCTCAAGACCGTTGCCAACGAGTTTATTGCCTACCAATCGCTCGGGCAGATGATGGAGGCATCGCAACCGGTGATCTCTGAGCGCACTGCAATCATCCTGACATATGCCTTAGCAGGATTCAGCAACTTTGGCGCGATCGGGATTCAAGTGGGGGGCATCGGCGGTCTGGAGCCATCTCGACGGAAAGACCTCGCGCGGCTCGGATTGCGTGCAATGTTTGGCGGGTTATTGGCCTGTTGCATGACTGGCGCGATCGCCGGATTGCTGCTCTAA